A genomic segment from Dendropsophus ebraccatus isolate aDenEbr1 chromosome 7, aDenEbr1.pat, whole genome shotgun sequence encodes:
- the LOC138797071 gene encoding microsomal glutathione S-transferase 2-like: protein MATDIVLLAAVSLVSACQLAYFANLVGKSRIKHKVTPPAVSGNPEFERTFRAQQNCIEFYTLFLVDLWAAGLFFNQELASLFGLIYIYGRHLYFFGYSQSVRGRLQGFSVCKMALVLLLLMSVLGVTNSLLDKYIHLNLLTKIRHLVLG, encoded by the exons ATGGCGACTGATATAGTGCTGCTTGCTGCTGTCTCCCTGGTATCTGCCTGCCAGTTAG caTATTTTGCTAACTTGGTCGGAAAATCGAGAATAAAGCACAAGGTGACCCCTCCTGCTGTCAGTGGAAACCCCGAATTTGAGAGGACGTTCAGAGCACA ACAAAACTGCATTGAATTTTATACATTATTCTTGGTTGATCTTTGGGCCGCAGGATTGTTCTTTAATCAAG AACTTGCCTCACTGTTTGGCTTAATATACATCTATGGACGTCACCTGTACTTTTTTGGATATAGTCAATCTGTGAGGGGCAG GCTGCAGGGATTCTCTGTGTGTAAGATGGCCTTGGTTCTCCTTCTGCTCATGTCTGTACTGGGTGTCACTAACAGCCTCCTGGACAAGTACATCCACCTCAACCTGCTGACTAAAATCCGTCACCTTGTGCTGGGATAG